AATTATGGACCTGGGGTTCGGTTTATCCGTTTCACTCATGGAGGGTCTGGAATGTGGATTACTAACAGTAGTGTGGAAATCTGTCCAGCTGCAGAGAGGTAGTGTTTTCCAGAGTGATTTTTTTACATTCCTAAATGTAACAGGCACAAAAGTGACCTTCAGGTAAGCAATTCTAATGTCTTTAGGTGATCACATCACAAAACTCAATTATACTAGATGTATTCTGTTTCAATTAAGATACTGTTAAATGAAGGACCCTAGTTGACGACTATAACTACGGACatacaaatgtatgttttttcaAAGTTTGAGGCTGATTACTCTGCCATTATACTGCCATTATCACTGCGACTATATGGacatttttcaacatttctcCTGTTATGGtcgaagaaagaaagaagggcATACAGCATTAGAACAACAtcagggtgaataaataatgactggAATTTCATTGTGGGGTGAACTACTTGTTTAAGAgcacagacagcagcaggtatgttaggctgctgtcactttaagacctaaTGCATGAATCCAATATACTGACACACATGTGATTTTCTCCCAACTGCTTACGtacgttcacttaagacaaAACTGATTTTGTTTACGTGAATATTTGCCAAGGCAGGCATTTTGACAATtattgtgtgtaaaaaaaaaaaaaaaaactctttctccttacttattccttcccttgctagcttgtacttatttaaacaatgcctgagacttggtgttacaagcacttcctttgtcggattgcctcttcaagatgaatcgcttcatgtgttccccaaattgtaagtcgctttggataaaagcgtctgcaaaatgactaaatgtaaatgtaaatgtattttaccgTTTAAGCACAATAAATGTGAGgcacctttatgaaaataaaaacatgtaaatacacATCTACAATGATTCTACTGCAAATTATACTTTTCAAACAAATCAAACCACTATTTAATTTTGCTTTGCTCTGAGCTTATGAACaccattttaatgaatttttaaacattacaaagtgtgatGTGATCTGAGAAAATGTacgaatgaaatgtttttgtcaaaataataataatattatttcaaaggTTCATTAACATTCATCTTTATTCATAACAGTATTTCTCTTCTCAAATGAGAGAAACAAAAAATAGTAGTACTCTGCCATAAAGATGCTCCCCCACAAGAAGCAGATTAGGGTGCTGCCACATTAAGAGTTGTTATCGCTGGTCAGAAGAGCAATGTTTGTACCTACTGTTATTTGCGTCTTGGTTGATTTACTGTAATATCGTCAGAATATGAAACATAAGTTCTTTGTTTCCAATTGTAGGTTGAGATGCACAAAACCTAACTTGCTCAAGAATCCCAGCGCACTAGGTGATTCATATAATAAAGATTGTACAATAAGTGTCACTATGAGTAAATTTTGTGTCAGGTAATGGCTCTTTTCTGATGTTGTCATTAGATGGACTTCGAGGATGGAAGATTGTAAGCAGTGGAGGTGACTGCTGGGTGATAGAagaaaataggaaaccaattcCAGACACAGTCAccaaatgttttgtaacatctTATAAgtatgtttgatattttatatcctTTAAGAAAGTTTTGAGgccatttcatttcattcagttaaaatatgaaaataagtcAATCGCCAAGCCAAATCCAGACATGAATCACCCATAAACTTTGTCCTCAGGCTTTGTTTGAAGCAACAGCTGATTGATTTAAACAAAGAAGGCTACAGTGATACTTTCATGGATCAAGTGCAACCTCGTATCAAAATATCAGACTGGTGAGTATTCACTCAAACTTTCATTTCATGCTACAGtatcttaatattttatgtgatacatttttgtgaGTGACCTGTCCATCTGGGTCACATGTGCCTTATGCTGGAATTGTGGGTGGTAGTATTGACAGATTCGACACAAATCAGGTTCTACGATGAAAGCCCAGTTTTTTCATAGGAACACTTTTATTTGATGTTTGTCTGGTGCAGGTATTCCCCATCCTCTCTTTCTGGAAGTAAGTATCAGATCTGTGTAGAGTTGCTTGATCAGAGGAAAAACCCCATCAAAACCTTTCAGCCTGAGAAAGTTATATTTTCATTTGGGAACAGTGAGCCGTGGTGTCAAGTGAGTAGAATAATACTGACCATCCAATTATTCCCCCGTaatcaaaataatagtaaaagtTTAACTGTCCCTGTTTTTGTTCTGCTTTATTTCAGATGAGCCACGTCTTTAAGAATTATGGACCTGGGGTTCGGTTTATCCGTTTCACTCACGGTGGAAATGATACACAGTTCTGGAAGGGTCATTATGGAATACGGGTCACTAACAGTAGTGTGGTGATCTATCCAGCTGATGAGAGGTAGTGTTTTCAATGCAGATACAAGAAACATGTAGGCATATcatgaaacaaaacattaaaaatgaaaataaagtgcAAATGTTAACTATTTCTGCTCTGCCCACTTGAACATTGTGTGTGTTAATGAGGACAGTAAAGACCACAGCCTCTCAcaaactgatatatatatatatatatatatacagtgttgggcaagctacttggaaaatgtagtgagctaagctaacagttactcttcatTAAATTAAGCttcactacactaaagctacagccctaaGAAatgtagtttactacatccaagctatttaaaaaatttttctattgaaccaacatcataccaagtcaatactctctcagtgatcattaaaactgtcagtcaagcagatagacaggcataatagttcagtttaattgtttattcaacagctgttccaaaccaattggTCAACACAATCAGTATCAACTACAGAGCCggattgacctcaaattgtgacataggcaaaataaatttttgctgtcAGACGGAAACCTCCTATTtgtagttggtattgtggctttattgtatacagatacatttatataaatggtaacacttctcaataaggttcattagtttaCATTAGCtaactagtgtagttaacatgaactaagaataagttaatttcaacatttactaatgcattattaaaatcaaaagttgtttgttaacatttgttaatgcactgtgaactaacatgaactaccaatgaacgactgtattttcattaactaacattaacaaagttaataaatgctgtaataaatgtattttaatgtaatactgcagtctattttgtacattgtatgCTCATGTTAGATAGGGCCTAATACATTAGCTAACattaatgaaatcgtattgtatagtgttaccatatagatgtATAGGGCTACAGATAGGCTacgtttatttgcatcgttgcatgtgtcattatattaatataaacatttcaccaaaatcaagttcaaatacgaagcttttgaccagcgaatgtttttttttttcctgactcgtgtcccgttttccccagttttctgccattatgtgggcgttcagtttatttctgttatttggccaaagtatcatattatgaaagattcagcgcttcgcacaagctatttggctgtgacttgacaacaaatgctagactaagaaactcttctccgctcctcaaatacaaaaaaaaaaaaaaaaaaattagcctttataattagtgtttttttgagtaaagaaaccgctgtacttattcaatcaatgttctttatttaccttcagactgcaaacaagctgagatgctctaaacttcgcgccgcacttcattcacgagagaggcgggaggaataatgaggtttgactgacagtttgaggagccaatggcgttacaagctttagtgtctgtggcATCACTtgctgatccaggatcagtgatccttAGCTGTTATATTTCCAATTTGAGCtcgagtttcagaatgctttctttagaaaatgtaacGATAGCTTTTGTTGACCCTACCGTGCTACTTCATAAAAAATAGAGCTTCGCTACTGAAAAgctattttattcagaaaaaagCGACGCTACCatcacgctactgagaaatgtagttaaactagtagcgtcactacttgtagcgacgctactgcccatcactgtatatatatatatatatatatatatatatatatatatatatatatatatatatatattatttcatttccatttagtatgtaataaaataactcaaattaaataaaactaaaacttaataaaaaacctATGcagacataataaaaaaaactaataaaatgacaacattactacaactGTAACTAAAATCGATAACAACTGCATTAGTTTATCAGTTATcctaaaaaataacactgagccaaacacacatgctaaaaaaacagcaacaacttACTTACACATAGTAAGAAATggttataaaaactgaaacagaagtgAAACAAATCGTaggaaagaggaaaaataaaaagcgATACTTATATCCCTTGTCGGTTTTCTTGTCCAGTGGAGTCGCACGGTCTTTACACTCTttggtcttcacacgaggaggcctTCACACAACGGCTGCCGCGGGAAACTAAGCTTTTTTTATACCCGTCTAACAAAATACTAATCCAATTCAGCTGAACACACTTTCCTGTTAATCACAACAAATGGCCAAGCAAGCGCCCGACACTGACAAGGGACGTGATACATCTCCacacaataaacaaaacaacatcctgtaagttttaGAACTCAAAACTATCTCGTTAttctaaaaacagcttttattgaaGCCAATCTACCAAAATGACAGGTTCTGGAATGTAAcatgtaatagtgtggctaaacaccgTCTCCACAAAAGAAGATCAATGTctgcttctacatcgctgcctgtttagccccgcccaccgattcgtGCATGTAGTGTTAATAACGAGAGAGGCGAATGCAAGTCTATGTAGAAACCACACAATAAAGATGGCTCCGAAAACAACAAGACactgtgcagtgccaagttgtggaaaaaacAGTCTTTGCGTCGCCTTCCTTCTAATCCAAACATTAGAaaagagtggatgaactttatttttaatgaagttccagACCACGTCAGTAAGAACTAGGTTTTttgttcacttaattttactgCAGATTCATTTACTAACAAAGCACAATTCGAAGcaggattttcaaaaaaattgatCTAAAAGATGCTGATGTTCCAACTATATTGGATCCAAAAATAATGTCGCACCTCACAAGCAtgtggtcactattgctttgtctgttattacagatcatttgatatgtactgaatatttatgtgtttttaacttATATTACAGCAGCAtccatctgtgaaggatgtAGGTTGTCGTACAtaactgttagccaatcatagcagtgggcattTACTTCTGAGTCTACAATCAACCACACTTATTCAAACAGAGCCTTCTGATGAGGGCGGTCGAAACAGGatagaaaatagcctattacttctaaattatgatgtttttttcttgtaaaaatcttgataacattataaatggacctcagagaacagaacaaaataattaaaaaaatgcagttcatGTGGCCTTTAATGTGCCTCTTGAGGCCAGGGATCTTTCATTTTTAAGCAATTTATActttacaaacaaatcaaacaactattttatttggttttacCCTGACCAGAGCTtatgaaaatcattttaatgaatttctACACATTGTGAAGTGTGATGTGATctgaaaaacatacatttatgaatgaaatgttttgatgAATTATGCAATTattcagaaaatatattaacCTTCATCTTTCCTCAAACCATATTTCATATCTTCAAATGACAGTGATagatacagtcatggccaaaaatatcggcacccttgcaattctgtcagaaaatgcaacacttctcagaaaattgttcctattgcaaatgttttggtattcacatgcttattgtttttgtttgcactgcaacaacacagttaaaatggagaaaagttgactcaacctttgtgttgtgtgtcacactgagcatggagaaaagaaagaagtgtaaagagttgtctgtggatttgagaggaaaaaattgtggaaaaacatggacaatctcaaggcaagtccatctccagagatcttcaTGTTCCTGTGTCCGCTGTGCGCAATATCATtaagaggtttacagcccacgccactgtagctaacctcactggacgtggacggaagagcaaaattaatgaaaattttcaacgaaggattgttcgaatgatggataaagaaccccgattaacctccaaacaaattcaagctgatctgcagacacagggtacaacagtgcCAGCTCGCACAATCCGttgccatctgaatgaaaagggatGCTATAGTAGGAGACCCAGGAGaacaccactgctgacacaaaggcataaaaaagcaagactggagtttgccaaaacttatATACTTATAAACTTATTTCAAGATTCTcttctgggagaacgtactgtggacagatgagacaaaattaGAGCgttttggtaaaggacatcatggcactgtttacagaaaaagaaatgaggccttttgtgaaaaagaacacagtccctgcagtcaaacatggtggatgttcaaagatgttttggggttgctttgctgcttctggcactggatgccttgactgtgtgaacggtatcatgaaatctgatgattactaAAGAATTTAGGGGCGCaacgtagtggccagtgtcagaaagctgcgtctccaccagaggtcatgggtcttccagcatgacaatgacccgaaacacacttcaaaaagcattcagaaatggttacaaacgaagcgctggagagttctgaaatggccagcaatgagtccagataTGAATCCCATTaaacacctgtggagagatctcaaaacagaagttgggagaaggcatccttcaaatatgaatgacctggagcagagtggtccaaaattccagtagaggtgtaagaaactcattcatggttacaggaagcgattgatttcagttattttttccaaagggggtgctacaaaatattaagttaagggtgccaataattttgtccagtgcattttttgggttctgtgtggaattgtatcagatttgacttttcttctctttttttttttgtgttgttccaatgcaaacaaaaaaaataaacttgtgagtaccaaaacatttgcaactgcagcAATTTTCTGAGAAGGGTTGCactttctgacagaattgcaagggtgccgatatttttggccatgactgtatcaTACACTTTATCAAATGTATAAACTAACTTCTCAAAATGGGAAATGAGACTAGCCCTGCAAACATGTTCTTGCGGGGCTCATGTTGGCTTTTTGCGGGCACAGTGGGCTAGGGTCAGCCCACACCAAACCTAAACTTGCCCAGGCGAGGCCCAAAGCTTTGGGCTCACCGCAGGGCCTCGGTGAGCAGACTATCCACATTAATCCCATGATGGTCCAGTGTGGGCCAGTCCATTTGGGCCCAGAGCAATGTTTGTATCCTTTGGGCCCATGCAGGTTTTGTGTAGGCAGCCCTGTAATGCAACTAGGAGAATACAAACCACATTGACTGCCAAGCCACAGGAAGACAAATGTACAAGACAATTCCGATGATACTGTTCTACTTAGCCTACTTACAAAAAACTCCAACTTGAACACTCATGCAGCGGTAGAAAACCTTGTGGCCTGGTGTGATGCACATAAATTGCAGATTAATATAAGTAAGACTGTGGAAATGCTGGTGGACCCTGGCTCAGTAGGGGATTATGGCCCTGTGGCTATTAATGGCCATGAGATTGAGCAGATGAGCTCATTTAAATATCTTGGAGTCCACATTGATAGCGATTTGGGCTAGCGTACACAGGTGGCAAGTGTCTGTGCCAGAGTTCACCAGCGCCTTCATTTCTTGCACAGACTTAGATTATTTGGTGTTTGTAAACATATTAAGTTGATTTTCTACAGAGCAGCGATTGAATCGATATTGAGGTATGGCATGACTTGCTGGTTTGGTAATTTAACAGTTATATCTGAAGCACAGATCTCCAAAATTATGGGTACTCCCGCTCCCCTTAATCCACAGGAGTTGTTTGAGCAGGCTATATGCAGACAAGCTAGAAGTATTTTGTCTGACAAAACACATGTGCTTTACCCTGAGTATAGGCTGATGAATTCAAAGAGGAAGTTTAGGGTCCCATTGTGCGGGTACAATAGTGTAgggttaatatgtaaataatttaatttagctcaaagggaatcatttatgattttatagggaatttgaacagaatcactgttttgtggctgatcactgagtcggctggcgattcactgaacgagccgtataacattaattctgcactggatattgaaaatatagtgaaaacactattaataagcacagtaacaagatcggcagattaagacattaacttgtaagcacaaaacacaagatacttgtttaatataaataagactttatttatataaacctaagacataaactaatctaacacatgaatacacgcattcacacattcacaagttgcagaaagagagaaagtgaggacaGGATGAGTTTAAAGAATGAAAATGTGGTATcccaagtttacagcaatatgggcaattgcatagacctgaacaaccatcaatcacttatttaaccctcacattgagtttctcaatgaggctaaaatttatattaaatgcaccagctcagttagaatctggaggttacttgcgttgcctctgtgttaagggattcccttttTTCGTCGTCTTTGCAGGAAAAGGGGTTTCCCAAGTTGccgattggctggaagttcagtagtcgttgaagtgatgtctttTCATCgtgtggtgttaagtagcaactggcttgtaggccagagcacgctcaaagagtgctaaaaagcagcgtcaaaacgcggtggcaaaagaagagaagagagacGAGAAGGGAAGAGGGcaagatttgatggtgtcctgagtttttaaactctgcttctggacacatcccatctggtgttttgaccaattagataggctattatcttagctagggttggtccttccatcataaatcagcatgttatcagtcacatggtccaaattttacacactcttgaaaagaatacttttggatgtgatttctataaccagaatatgatacatttgacaaagaatcagttggaagaaacgtttcaagctagaattgtcaaactcatacataccaaacacgaataaaccttaaagtcattcaatagttatgaaaaagacatacataatatgtgcttaaaacatgatagtctaatgtgtgggttacatacataatatggggttatgcatagaaatgtccttttaggatgattttatgtgcatatgaaaaagaaagtctctgtgtagttctgtggagaccaaaagacatgttctttggacaaaggaatttcagtctggttctttgtcttctacactgataaaaatgattttttggtGAAGTAAacactacataaaaacaaatgtaatttctacattaaataatttagttcaggcaagaattaaaaaatgtaagtaaattctatattagtactcaatttaagcttgtagaaattaaagtttgaacttaaaagcatattttacttggaactgtttgtcatgtttacaaggattctttaagtaaatatcaaagttatgatccgttttcccatcatgcactggggcatgaataattaaaaggttaaatttgtcactgtttttagttatatttacactgttttatggttgcttttgttgttaggtttagtaacttactgttttgtgacatctggagttgattttctactcaaaatgacccattcttACTCAAACACCATccactgattgtcaccgtcattgtgtatggtgtaccaagtattgaggtctctgtgttcagTTGGGTAACAATTCTTTTGAGTGGACATATTATCTTAAAAGGATAACAAGCTGTCTACTTGCTTGCTTACATGTTTGTAAGTGAATCACATGCTTTAATAGCATGGTTGTTTCCCAGTACTACATTGTTTGAGTAAATTTTAGAAGCCATGACTGAGTGAAAAATACTTAAGTATTGCAGATTTAACATAAAATGATCAAGTAAatattactcatcaaactctaacTGGCCATGTtaattttacttatttcctttTCTAATTTTACCTAACTTAGccaagtagattttacttaattcagtacttacattttacttaaaatttatttgtgcaaaaacttgccaaataaaaattaagtaaatttacttattgtttttttcagtgtatgtgtgggggaaaagtcaatctaaagaagctcgtgatttctcttgtggaacacatgtgatggccattaatcttgattacttgccccaaatttgacgatttCCTTtctgcgttggacttatcaataagtgttctttttgttttaacCCTTTAAGACTTGCCATAGAACAATTCCGCCAGAGTATATCTTAGTATTGTTACATGCTGTGCTGTCATTCTTTTGAGTATTTTCAAATGCCATATATCAATACAATCCTTACACCTCCAATTTGAAGGATGTGTATGTAAGAAATCCATAATTACTCGATAAATAGCTCAAAAGTGCAATAAaccaacaaaaatatgaaaaacgatttttttttcaacatattttactaaatacagaaatatcacAAATGTCAAACCTCAAACTTTTCAATGTAAAAAACTTGCATGAAACACTTTGAAACTACATACAATTGATTTGGACTGATTACATAAATTCGTTTGTGAGATACACtcatttttataaacgtgcGTTGTGAAGTCAAACCGATAATATATTGCTTTTGAGAGCAATATTGATTGAACAACTACAAaagataatgtaaaataatcagTTACACTACTctaaaatctgtaatttatcataactaaaaatgcagaaaggctGTGATAACACTTGTGACAATACCTGACTAGAATAATGCAGAGGGGTATGTGGCATGCCTCACAGATGAATGGAGTGCATTTGAATTTGTggggtaaaaaaatattacattttgctTTTGAGAGCAATGttgattgaaaaataaatacataaagaacATCTCAGTTATTcttgtgtaaaaacaaaacaaaacaaatacataaaacaaatataaacccCACTAGAAACAGATTCTGGAGCAGATGAGCAGTCAGAGAGTTACTTGGCGTCGCACGCGAGTAACGTTAGTAGCTCCAAAACCTCCGCGTGCATGTACTTATGTTTTCATGCAGTCGTAACATTATGCACGCGAGTGTGTGATTGTGCTTGCATTTGTAAAGGTgcatttgtgtgcatgtgtcaaaaagaaaaaaagcaacagattgcaatgataaataaataagagtgATGAATAGaacgcagcagcagcagtagtaTATACGTACAGCAAATGAAAGTCAAATGTCGTGGCTTGTGACGTCACCACATGCAACACACCTTGGGGTCATAGTGCACAGAACGTGATTACGTCATAGTAGATGTAGTAAAAGGTATCTAGCAACCGCTAGCAACCTCAGATCTATAGAACATGTGTGCAAAGACgtgcaatgttatttttagtgtattttgttgtatatgcattttatgcaatttgtGCAGACTTGTTAGAGGGTGAAAACAACGCAACAGGAGCATGTTGTAGACTTGATCTGACTGTGTAACGTCTCTGATtttgaatgcaaaaataattattgcgcTACCCTTTTGGTTTCGGTTTCTATTGACTTTTAAACAGAGACACGCAAACCGGAGCGCTTTATAGggttaatgttgcaagctgtccTGTGAAAGatgcttgttggttaggctttcTTCAGAGGTTGGAgctaggaatctgatttatgacGTCCTGTTGTGGCCTTGGGGCCcctctggaatttcggctcctcattttcgatgttctgatcaaatcttaaatttgtctgactcgttctgatcctacaataggtataaatattagtttatccCGTTGtcagttacatttttaaatgatcaaaagGGAATGTATTTTGAGGGTTTGGGGGATTAGGGCGGGGTGTTACCTACATAAGTTCACCTGGTtaaattgcattgcattttgagtattttctatatatgtttaaaatgtcCTTTATGTctatgttgtatgttttatgttatgttatgttgtgTTGTGCAGCACGCCCTTTGTGCAAGCCAAATTTCTCCCATGGGAGACAAATAAAGTTAACCTAAACTAACCTAACAAACAATACACAATCTTCCAGCCTAGGCTGAAGTTATTATGTACAATATCAATTTGGgacaaatgtaatttaatggaaATCTATCTGCGTGACGCATCAGGATTTTGAATGGCCTTCAGAGTCGTACATACAACAGGTCTGCCATCAGGACGCTCCACCATACGCTCCAAGACATATTTCAGTTTTCCAGTAGCAGATTAGGGTGCTGCCGAATTAAGAGTTATCATCACTGGTTAGAAGAGTGATATCGGACATTTAAGTAGTGCTAAAGTAGCTACTATTATTTGTGCTTCTTTTGGTTTACTGTAATATCGTCAGAATGTGAAACTAAACTTCTGTGTTTCCCATTTTAGCTTCTGCCTCGCAAATCGTAACTTGCTCAAGAATCCCAGCGCACAAGGTGATTCATATAATAAAGACTACAATAAGTGTCACTGTAATGAAATTTTGTGTCAGGAAACATCTCTTTTCTTATGTTCTCATTAGAGGGACTTCAAGGATGGGAGATTGTAAAAGATGGAGGTGACCGCTGGCTGACAGTAGAAAATTGGAGAACATTTCCGGTCACCAAATGTTTTGTGACGTCTTATGGGTATGTTTGATATTTTAGATCCTTCAAGTAAGTTTTGAGCTCATTTAATTTCAGTCAATgttgcaatatgaaaataaatcaatcatcAAGGCAATTCACACATGAATCATAAACTTTGTCCTCAGTCTATGTTTGAAGGAGCAGCTGATTGATTTGAAGAAAGAAGGCTACAGTGATGCTTTAATGGATCAACAGCAACCTCATATCAAAATATCAGACTGGTGAGCATTCACTCAAACTCCCGT
The sequence above is a segment of the Onychostoma macrolepis isolate SWU-2019 chromosome 07, ASM1243209v1, whole genome shotgun sequence genome. Coding sequences within it:
- the LOC131544571 gene encoding F-box only protein 2-like isoform X4; the encoded protein is MKRNFCGSTPTYECTKVSNKRQKEMYQNTIMDQSESGHASRDFETRSEACSGEQSVVPLDVVEEILLNLPAHQVVQVCQLVCHEWKELVDSAAHWRERCKREGLQPYDASRPPEDWRLFYFLSNFRRNLLMNSRADDGLQGWEMVQNGGNRWATERNRKPFPDNTVTTCFVTSNGLCSKEQLIDLKKEGYSDAFMDQLQPHIKISDWYTRLSDYGSRYQLSVELLDQEKNPVSTYHPYKVVFQQGDDYPWCQMTYVFKNYGPGVRFIRFTHGGSGMWITNSSVEICPAAERLRCTKPNLLKNPSALDGLRGWKIVSSGGDCWVIEENRKPIPDTVTKCFVTSYKLCLKQQLIDLNKEGYSDTFMDQVQPRIKISDWYSPSSLSGSKYQICVELLDQRKNPIKTFQPEKVIFSFGNSEPWCQMSHVFKNYGPGVRFIRFTHGGNDTQFWKGHYGIRVTNSSVVIYPADESFCLANRNLLKNPSAQEGLQGWEIVKDGGDRWLTVENWRTFPVTKCFVTSYGSS
- the LOC131544571 gene encoding uncharacterized protein LOC131544571 isoform X5, whose translation is MVQNGGNRWATERNRKPFPDNTVTTCFVTSNGLCSKEQLIDLKKEGYSDAFMDQLQPHIKISDWYTRLSDYGSRYQLSVELLDQEKNPVSTYHPYKVVFQQGDDYPWCQMTYVFKNYGPGVRFIRFTHGGSGMWITNSSVEICPAAERLRCTKPNLLKNPSALDGLRGWKIVSSGGDCWVIEENRKPIPDTVTKCFVTSYKLCLKQQLIDLNKEGYSDTFMDQVQPRIKISDWYSPSSLSGSKYQICVELLDQRKNPIKTFQPEKVIFSFGNSEPWCQMSHVFKNYGPGVRFIRFTHGGNDTQFWKGHYGIRVTNSSVVIYPADESFCLANRNLLKNPSAQEGLQGWEIVKDGGDRWLTVENWRTFPVTKCFVTSYGLCLKEQLIDLKKEGYSDALMDQQQPHIKISDWYASLSGCGSEYQIRVELLDEKKKPISTFQPEKVFFQQGTIYPWRQMFHVFRNYGPGVRFIRFTHGGKDTKFQKGQHGIQVTNSSVEIYSTD